A window of Pedococcus aerophilus contains these coding sequences:
- a CDS encoding LLM class flavin-dependent oxidoreductase, translated as MKLALYLPTFRDHVTVKELADLTDLAEELEFDSVWTLDRVIVPEASDRGELQYPFGMMEQFPLQMPVQSKGKWFQGWPLLPWLAARTEKVRIGMSITDTPYRSPGVFAAECATIDHLSNGRLNVGVGAGWMPEEFAAASATHLFPRRHAHVRETIEICQGIWQNEIFEYHGEFADFGPSGFGHQPVQKPGPPIFFSGLKDPKRSARRVAKYGLAGWIGIQDTPRELAEWRAAIAEELEALGKSIDDLEMSSMIWFTITDTEVDQTDNRKLTNILVGTEQQITDRLKSYKEAGLTMPLIWPPFADVPVSKTLDDLKRLKNDIMPKVEAS; from the coding sequence ATGAAGCTCGCCCTCTACCTGCCCACCTTCCGCGACCACGTGACGGTCAAGGAGCTCGCCGACCTCACCGACCTGGCCGAGGAGCTCGAGTTCGACTCCGTCTGGACCCTGGACCGGGTCATCGTGCCCGAGGCCTCGGACCGCGGTGAGCTGCAGTACCCGTTCGGGATGATGGAGCAGTTCCCCCTGCAGATGCCGGTGCAGTCCAAGGGCAAGTGGTTCCAGGGCTGGCCGCTGCTGCCATGGCTCGCCGCCCGCACCGAGAAGGTGCGCATCGGCATGAGCATCACGGACACGCCCTACCGGTCCCCGGGCGTCTTCGCCGCGGAGTGCGCGACCATCGACCACCTCTCCAACGGCCGGCTCAACGTCGGGGTGGGTGCGGGGTGGATGCCCGAGGAGTTCGCCGCCGCCAGCGCCACCCACCTGTTCCCGCGCCGGCACGCCCACGTGCGCGAGACGATCGAGATCTGCCAGGGCATCTGGCAGAACGAGATCTTCGAGTACCACGGTGAGTTCGCCGACTTCGGACCGTCCGGCTTCGGCCACCAGCCCGTGCAGAAGCCCGGGCCGCCGATCTTCTTCAGCGGACTCAAGGACCCCAAGCGGTCAGCGCGACGCGTGGCGAAGTACGGCCTGGCCGGCTGGATCGGCATCCAGGACACGCCCCGCGAGCTCGCCGAGTGGCGCGCAGCCATCGCCGAGGAGCTCGAGGCGCTCGGCAAGTCCATCGACGACCTCGAGATGAGCAGCATGATCTGGTTCACCATCACCGACACCGAGGTCGACCAGACCGACAACCGCAAGCTCACCAACATCCTCGTCGGCACCGAGCAGCAGATCACCGACCGGCTCAAGAGCTACAAGGAGGCCGGCCTCACGATGCCGCTCATCTGGCCGCCGTTCGCCGACGTGCCGGTGTCGAAGACGCTCGACGACCTCAAGCGGCTGAAGAACGACATCATGCCCAAGGTCGAGGCCTCCTGA
- a CDS encoding AMP-binding protein, whose protein sequence is MNLASWVERHGRDLRDRPAIAVGDRTHATWAEFAATVAAVATGFREQLGLEPGDRVAIVMANRPEYLEAMYGAWRAGLVAVPVNARLHRDEIAYILEHSGTRAVITDEAHAGDVESLVSQVDRVETSVRVPGPQWDELTGMAPSAQVDRAPDDAAWLFYTSGTTGRPKGATLTHRNLLMASLSYFADIDPVSSRDSVLLAAPLSHGAGLYGLPHVARGAVSVFPTESTLDGAELVSLLTRWPGMSFFAAPIMVRRLAGDPSVVGADLSGLKTIVYGGAPMYLTDLEDALTTFGPRLAQIYGQGETPMTITGLSKADHADRAHPRWHERLQSVGFPRTDVEVRVVDADDREVPAGEVGEVLVRGDVVMSGYWNQPDETAETLRGGWLHTGDMGSFDDDGYLTLRDRSKDLIISGGLNIYPREVEEALLTHPGVQAVAVVGRQDPDWGEAVVAFVVVDGDQPPTEELDRACLDRIARFKRPKEYHFVESLPTNNYGKVLKRELRSRLAEDVAGQR, encoded by the coding sequence ATGAACCTCGCCAGCTGGGTGGAGCGGCACGGACGCGACCTGCGGGACCGACCGGCGATCGCCGTGGGCGACCGGACCCACGCGACGTGGGCAGAGTTCGCCGCCACCGTCGCCGCCGTCGCGACGGGGTTCCGCGAGCAGCTCGGCCTGGAGCCGGGGGACCGGGTCGCCATCGTCATGGCGAACCGTCCGGAGTACCTCGAGGCGATGTATGGGGCGTGGCGCGCCGGGCTGGTCGCCGTGCCCGTCAACGCGCGCCTGCACCGCGACGAGATCGCCTACATCCTCGAGCACAGCGGGACCAGGGCCGTGATCACGGACGAGGCGCACGCCGGTGACGTCGAGTCCCTCGTCTCGCAGGTCGACCGCGTCGAGACCTCGGTGCGGGTCCCCGGCCCGCAGTGGGACGAGCTCACCGGTATGGCGCCGTCGGCGCAGGTGGACCGTGCGCCGGACGACGCGGCGTGGCTCTTCTACACGAGCGGCACCACCGGGCGCCCCAAGGGAGCGACACTCACGCACCGCAACCTCCTCATGGCGTCGTTGAGCTACTTCGCCGACATCGACCCGGTGTCGTCCCGGGACAGCGTCCTGCTCGCGGCGCCCCTGTCGCACGGCGCGGGCCTCTACGGACTGCCGCACGTCGCCCGCGGTGCGGTCAGCGTCTTCCCGACGGAGAGCACCCTCGACGGCGCAGAGCTGGTGTCCCTGCTGACGCGCTGGCCGGGGATGTCCTTCTTCGCCGCGCCCATCATGGTGCGACGGCTCGCGGGCGACCCCTCGGTGGTGGGCGCCGACCTGTCGGGCCTCAAGACCATCGTCTACGGCGGCGCGCCGATGTACCTCACCGACCTCGAGGACGCCCTGACGACCTTCGGGCCGCGCCTGGCCCAGATCTACGGGCAGGGCGAGACCCCGATGACCATCACCGGGCTGTCCAAGGCCGACCACGCCGACCGAGCCCATCCCCGGTGGCACGAACGCCTGCAGAGCGTGGGCTTCCCGCGCACCGACGTGGAGGTGCGCGTCGTGGACGCGGACGACCGCGAGGTGCCGGCGGGGGAGGTGGGCGAGGTGCTCGTCCGGGGCGACGTGGTGATGTCGGGCTACTGGAACCAGCCCGACGAGACCGCCGAGACGCTGCGCGGCGGCTGGCTGCACACCGGTGACATGGGCAGCTTCGACGACGACGGCTACCTCACGCTGCGCGACCGCTCCAAGGACCTCATCATCAGCGGTGGCCTGAACATCTACCCCCGTGAGGTGGAGGAGGCCCTGCTCACCCACCCCGGCGTCCAGGCCGTCGCCGTCGTCGGACGCCAGGACCCGGACTGGGGGGAGGCGGTGGTGGCGTTCGTCGTCGTCGATGGTGACCAGCCGCCGACCGAGGAGCTCGACCGGGCGTGCCTGGACCGCATCGCCAGGTTCAAGCGGCCCAAGGAGTACCACTTCGTCGAGTCGTTGCCGACGAACAACTACGGCAAGGTGCTCAAGCGCGAGCTCCGCTCGCGACTCGCGGAGGACGTCGCCGGGCAGCGTTGA
- a CDS encoding sensor histidine kinase, producing MSLDQEVPLDDAPVLLDRQAEVLELIARAAPLPEVLAEILSSLEHLMPGAHCSVLLLDREHRTLHHGAAPSLPQSYVAAIDGMAIGERAGSCGTAASINAAVVAMDVLTDHRWVDFRDIAAAAGVRSCWSTPIEGRDGLPVGTFAVYHQEPHRPTPREQRLVDRFTHLTSVAIDHAGLVADLVESEERFRRSFDDNSLGMAILGPDRTIATSNTALTALCSRELGGARLADVLRPKGRSLDSWLDDLSRNRARTVAFEAHVRRADHPDVEVEVTVSLLRSRDGAPAQYVVNVLDLTERRAVEQERRTVERERRARSEAEAAQRTAEELSHAKSELLAAVGHEARTPIQAIVGFAELLGTMDLGEDRRREALAHIDAAANHVMDLLADVLDLSRLEANALPLALEPVRLRDVVEEALAMLAGAASRREVGLGHDLADEVVRVDRRRLRQVFVNLVTNAIRHGSAGGHVRVCTEPAPREGQPQEPRVLVSVVDDGPGIPADLLPRIFTPFARADPGSPTLDARTEAGPPHGTYDESIGLGLGLAHGLMRAMGGDLTVGESGPSGTSMRLMLPAPISLQDNELRP from the coding sequence ATGAGCCTCGACCAGGAGGTCCCGCTCGACGATGCACCGGTGCTGCTGGACCGGCAGGCGGAGGTGCTGGAGCTGATCGCCCGGGCGGCGCCGCTGCCGGAGGTGCTGGCCGAGATCCTCAGCTCCCTCGAGCACCTCATGCCCGGGGCGCATTGCTCGGTGCTGCTGCTCGACCGCGAGCACCGCACCCTGCACCACGGTGCTGCGCCCAGCCTCCCCCAGAGCTACGTCGCCGCGATCGACGGCATGGCGATCGGGGAGCGGGCCGGGTCCTGCGGCACAGCCGCATCGATCAATGCCGCGGTCGTCGCCATGGATGTGCTGACCGACCACCGCTGGGTCGACTTCCGGGACATCGCCGCGGCGGCGGGGGTGCGCAGCTGCTGGTCCACCCCGATCGAGGGGCGCGACGGCCTCCCGGTCGGGACGTTCGCCGTCTACCACCAGGAGCCGCACCGCCCGACACCCCGCGAGCAGCGCCTGGTCGACCGGTTCACCCACCTCACCTCGGTCGCGATCGACCACGCCGGCCTGGTCGCCGACCTCGTGGAGAGCGAGGAGCGCTTCCGTAGGTCCTTCGACGACAACTCGCTCGGCATGGCCATCCTCGGCCCGGACCGCACCATCGCCACCAGCAACACCGCGCTGACCGCCCTGTGCAGCCGCGAGCTCGGCGGCGCCCGCCTCGCGGACGTCCTGCGGCCCAAGGGGCGCTCGCTCGATTCGTGGCTCGACGACCTCAGCCGCAACAGGGCGCGCACCGTGGCGTTCGAGGCGCACGTGCGGCGTGCGGACCACCCGGACGTGGAGGTGGAGGTGACCGTCTCGCTGCTGCGGAGTCGCGACGGTGCCCCCGCGCAGTACGTCGTCAACGTCCTCGACCTCACCGAGCGTCGCGCCGTCGAGCAGGAGCGCCGCACCGTGGAGCGGGAGCGTCGGGCGCGGTCGGAGGCGGAGGCGGCACAGCGCACCGCCGAGGAGCTCTCGCACGCCAAGTCCGAGCTGCTCGCGGCCGTCGGGCACGAGGCACGGACACCCATCCAGGCCATCGTCGGGTTCGCGGAGCTGCTGGGCACGATGGACCTGGGGGAGGACCGCCGTCGCGAGGCGCTCGCCCACATCGACGCCGCTGCAAACCACGTCATGGACCTGCTCGCCGACGTCCTCGACCTGAGCCGGCTCGAGGCCAACGCCCTGCCCCTGGCCCTCGAACCGGTCCGGCTGCGTGACGTGGTGGAGGAGGCGCTGGCGATGCTGGCTGGTGCCGCGAGCCGTCGTGAGGTGGGGCTCGGCCACGACCTGGCGGACGAGGTGGTGCGGGTCGACCGGCGGCGCCTGCGCCAGGTGTTCGTCAACCTCGTCACCAATGCCATCCGGCACGGCTCGGCCGGCGGCCACGTCCGGGTCTGCACCGAACCTGCACCTCGCGAAGGCCAGCCGCAGGAACCCCGGGTGCTGGTGTCCGTGGTCGACGACGGCCCGGGGATACCGGCGGACCTGCTGCCGAGGATCTTCACACCGTTCGCGCGGGCCGACCCCGGGTCACCCACCCTCGACGCGCGGACGGAGGCCGGTCCACCGCACGGCACCTACGACGAGAGCATCGGTCTCGGTCTTGGTCTGGCGCACGGACTGATGCGTGCCATGGGTGGTGACCTCACCGTCGGCGAGTCGGGGCCATCGGGAACCTCGATGCGCCTGATGCTGCCTGCGCCGATCTCGTTGCAGGACAACGAGCTCCGCCCCTGA
- a CDS encoding response regulator transcription factor, translated as MSHNAVDTLSDRRPVVLVVDDDAAIRTVVRWQLDDAGYRVVEADDGDSALRRIRDDHPTLVVLDLSLPRLGGLEVLRAVRGGRAGRSDTPVIVLSGRNGESDRIVGLDLGADDYLVKPFSPGELAARVRSVLRRSSPELSVEAVVVGDLRIEPGSRRVRLGDGDVDLTPKEFDLLLYLATHPNHVHSRSQLVDKVWNTSSEWLGEATVTEHVHRLRLKLEQDPSRPRLLRTVRGVGYQLVDES; from the coding sequence ATGAGCCACAACGCCGTGGACACCCTCAGCGATCGCAGGCCGGTCGTCCTCGTCGTGGACGACGACGCCGCGATCCGGACCGTGGTGCGCTGGCAGCTCGACGACGCCGGCTACCGCGTGGTGGAGGCCGACGACGGGGACTCGGCACTGCGACGCATCCGCGACGACCACCCGACGCTCGTGGTCCTCGACCTGTCGCTTCCGCGACTGGGGGGACTCGAGGTCCTTCGCGCCGTCCGCGGTGGCCGGGCCGGGCGGTCCGACACCCCGGTGATCGTTCTGTCCGGACGCAACGGGGAGTCCGACCGGATCGTCGGGCTGGACCTCGGCGCCGACGACTACCTCGTCAAGCCCTTCTCGCCCGGTGAGCTGGCGGCCCGTGTGCGGTCCGTCCTGCGGCGCAGCTCGCCCGAGCTGTCGGTGGAGGCGGTCGTCGTGGGGGACCTGCGGATCGAGCCGGGCAGCCGGCGGGTGCGGCTCGGCGACGGCGACGTCGACCTCACCCCGAAGGAGTTCGACCTGCTGCTCTACCTGGCCACCCACCCCAACCACGTCCACAGCCGCAGCCAGCTCGTGGACAAGGTCTGGAACACCTCCTCGGAGTGGCTCGGTGAGGCGACCGTCACCGAGCACGTCCACCGGTTGCGGCTCAAGCTCGAGCAGGACCCGTCCAGACCCCGGCTGCTGCGCACCGTGCGGGGCGTGGGCTACCAGCTCGTGGACGAGTCATGA
- a CDS encoding cupin domain-containing protein: MTRLLDTTSPLDLEPLPDADVLHGAPRAGARALATFGTVEVGVWEMTDGTATDTEVDEVFVVISGSGSVTFDDGEVVELGPGVTVRLHAGDRTTWTVREPLRKVYVADA; this comes from the coding sequence ATGACCCGACTCCTCGACACGACCTCCCCCCTCGACCTGGAGCCCCTGCCGGACGCCGACGTGCTCCACGGCGCGCCACGGGCAGGGGCGCGGGCGCTCGCGACGTTCGGCACCGTCGAGGTCGGGGTGTGGGAGATGACGGACGGGACGGCGACCGACACCGAGGTCGACGAGGTGTTCGTCGTCATCAGCGGATCGGGGAGCGTCACCTTCGACGACGGCGAGGTCGTCGAGCTCGGCCCCGGGGTCACCGTGCGGCTGCACGCCGGCGACCGCACCACGTGGACGGTCCGTGAGCCGCTGCGCAAGGTCTACGTCGCCGACGCCTGA
- a CDS encoding amino acid ABC transporter ATP-binding protein: MTAPTTAAPVVEVTDLHKSFGANHVLQGLDATIHQGEVVCVIGPSGSGKSTFLRCINLLEQPTSGSIKVGGDEVNDPDCDIDAIRRNMGMVFQQFNLFPHLSVLENCTIAQTTVLKRSKDEARAKARENLEKVGLSEKEDAFPAQLSGGQQQRVAIARALSMDPKLMLFDEPTSALDPELVGDVLSVMRRLATEGMTMFVVTHEMAFARDVADRVIFMDGGVIVEEGVPEQVIGAPTEERTKVFLQRVLDPTHVEAGAEDAAYARRHVGEAATGHADERHGSTHGRGEGSTGPASS, encoded by the coding sequence TTGACCGCCCCCACCACGGCCGCTCCCGTCGTCGAGGTCACTGACCTCCACAAGTCGTTCGGTGCCAACCACGTCCTGCAGGGCCTCGACGCCACCATCCACCAGGGCGAGGTCGTCTGCGTCATCGGTCCATCAGGTTCCGGCAAGTCGACGTTCCTGCGCTGCATCAACCTCCTCGAGCAGCCGACGAGCGGGTCGATCAAGGTGGGAGGGGACGAGGTCAACGACCCGGACTGCGACATCGACGCCATCCGTCGCAACATGGGCATGGTCTTCCAGCAGTTCAACCTCTTCCCGCACCTGTCCGTGCTCGAGAACTGCACGATCGCCCAGACCACGGTGCTCAAGCGGAGCAAGGACGAGGCGCGGGCCAAGGCCCGCGAGAACCTCGAGAAGGTCGGCCTCTCCGAGAAGGAGGATGCCTTCCCGGCGCAGCTCTCGGGTGGTCAGCAGCAACGCGTCGCCATCGCCCGGGCGCTGTCGATGGACCCGAAGCTCATGCTGTTCGACGAGCCGACCTCCGCGCTGGACCCCGAGCTGGTGGGGGACGTCCTCTCGGTCATGCGCCGGCTCGCCACCGAGGGGATGACGATGTTCGTCGTGACCCACGAGATGGCCTTCGCACGCGATGTCGCCGATCGCGTGATCTTCATGGACGGGGGCGTCATCGTCGAGGAAGGTGTGCCCGAGCAGGTCATCGGAGCGCCCACCGAGGAGCGGACCAAGGTCTTCCTGCAGCGCGTGCTCGACCCGACGCACGTCGAAGCGGGTGCCGAGGACGCGGCATACGCCAGGCGTCACGTCGGCGAGGCGGCGACGGGCCACGCCGATGAGCGACACGGGAGCACGCACGGTCGTGGCGAGGGCAGCACCGGGCCGGCAAGCTCGTAG
- a CDS encoding amino acid ABC transporter permease — MSDTTTEAPPKKKLSPRRRAQRIRWVQYAVLAVVALVVALVADWGQIQQQFFRSDLIKTTLTEGVGGALRNTVVYTAGAFVIGLLLGTVLALMRLSSVAPYRWIATVWIEFFRGLPAIIVFIAFGLMSLAFEGFVIPYDPYGTVWVALGLVASAYMAETIRAGIQAVPPGQVEAARSLGMPSGVATRKIVLPQAFRVITPPLTNELILLVKDSSLVYVLGLSASGYELTKYGRQLSSDNASLTPLVVAGFCYLIITLPLSIVVRRMEARQKKER; from the coding sequence ATGAGCGACACCACCACCGAAGCCCCACCGAAGAAGAAGCTGTCCCCGCGCAGGCGCGCCCAGCGGATCCGGTGGGTTCAGTACGCAGTCCTTGCCGTCGTGGCACTGGTCGTCGCACTCGTCGCGGACTGGGGCCAGATCCAGCAGCAGTTCTTCCGCAGCGACCTGATCAAGACCACCCTCACCGAGGGAGTCGGGGGTGCCCTCAGGAACACGGTCGTCTACACGGCCGGAGCCTTCGTCATCGGCCTCCTGCTGGGGACGGTGCTGGCCCTCATGCGGCTGTCGTCGGTGGCCCCCTACCGGTGGATCGCGACGGTCTGGATCGAGTTCTTCCGAGGCCTGCCGGCGATCATCGTCTTCATCGCCTTCGGCCTCATGTCACTGGCCTTCGAGGGTTTCGTCATCCCCTACGACCCCTACGGAACGGTGTGGGTCGCCCTCGGCCTCGTCGCCTCCGCCTACATGGCCGAGACGATCCGGGCCGGAATCCAGGCCGTGCCGCCGGGCCAGGTCGAAGCTGCTCGTTCGCTCGGTATGCCGTCCGGCGTCGCCACGCGGAAGATCGTCCTGCCGCAGGCCTTCCGGGTCATCACCCCACCGTTGACGAACGAGCTCATCCTCCTGGTCAAGGACTCCTCGCTCGTCTACGTCCTGGGGCTCTCGGCCTCGGGCTACGAGCTGACCAAGTACGGGCGCCAGCTGTCCAGCGACAACGCCAGCCTGACACCCCTCGTGGTCGCCGGTTTCTGCTACCTGATCATCACCCTCCCGCTGTCCATCGTCGTGCGCCGCATGGAGGCCCGACAGAAGAAGGAGCGCTGA
- a CDS encoding ABC transporter substrate-binding protein, translating to MTTSRTRRASALAVVALTSTLALAACGSGDDAAPAATNSNGVALITDGKLKACTHLSYKPFEFKEGSKVVGFDVDLMDLVAKKLGVEQEVVDIEFATITSGAAFAAKKCDAGFGATTINDKRKQAISFSDPYFDSTAALITKKDSGVTDLASLKGKKIGVQTDTTGQEFAEKEKAANGFTPVVFDDLPTQLAAVLAGRVDAAINDNGPLLDYVKDNPTTAVVKEFDTGEQYGLMFKKDANGQKLTDLTNEVLKAAVADGTYNTIYKKWFGVDAPK from the coding sequence GTGACCACCTCACGCACCCGCCGCGCCAGCGCCCTCGCTGTCGTCGCGCTCACGTCCACCCTGGCCCTCGCTGCGTGCGGTTCCGGTGATGATGCTGCCCCGGCTGCCACGAACTCCAACGGCGTCGCGCTGATCACGGACGGCAAGCTCAAGGCCTGCACCCACCTGTCCTACAAGCCGTTCGAGTTCAAGGAAGGGTCGAAGGTCGTCGGCTTCGACGTCGACCTCATGGACCTCGTCGCCAAGAAGCTGGGCGTCGAGCAGGAGGTCGTCGACATCGAGTTCGCGACCATCACCTCGGGTGCGGCCTTCGCGGCCAAGAAGTGCGACGCAGGCTTCGGCGCGACCACGATCAACGACAAGCGCAAGCAGGCCATCAGCTTCTCGGACCCGTACTTCGACTCGACCGCGGCGCTCATCACCAAGAAGGACTCCGGCGTCACCGACCTCGCCAGCCTCAAGGGCAAGAAGATCGGCGTGCAGACCGACACCACCGGCCAGGAGTTCGCCGAGAAGGAGAAGGCAGCCAACGGCTTCACGCCGGTGGTCTTCGACGACCTGCCGACCCAGCTCGCGGCCGTCCTCGCCGGTCGCGTCGACGCTGCGATCAACGACAACGGTCCCCTCCTGGACTACGTGAAGGACAACCCGACGACCGCGGTCGTCAAGGAGTTCGACACCGGCGAGCAGTACGGCCTGATGTTCAAGAAGGACGCCAACGGCCAGAAGCTGACGGACCTGACGAACGAGGTCCTCAAGGCTGCGGTCGCAGACGGCACCTACAACACGATCTACAAGAAGTGGTTCGGAGTCGACGCCCCGAAGTGA
- a CDS encoding N(5)-(carboxyethyl)ornithine synthase encodes MQQLRLGIVSRSRKENERRLPIHPRHLERLDPELRGRVFLEQGYGESFGISDEQLLPFVGGILSRRQLVDECEVVMLPKPLAADVAELREGQVLWGWPHCVQDAEITQLAIDKRLTLIAFEAMNHWRPDGSFGLHVLHKNNELAGYASVLHALSLVGSTGDYGRRLSAAVIGFGATARGAVTALSALGLNQVDVLSLREVTEIASPIHSANIVNFDRPDGGSGSVAYTEDGPVPLAAYLAEHDIIVNCVLQDPNAPMVFLHETDLPTLAPGTLVIDVSCDVGMGFSWAVPTTFEEPMFTVGEHVRYYAVDHSPSYLWDSATWEISEALLPHVATVLAGPGAWDSDETIKRAIEIRDGVVRNPAILAFQSRDEEYPHVRAPERT; translated from the coding sequence GTGCAGCAGCTCAGGCTTGGAATCGTCTCCCGCTCACGCAAGGAGAACGAACGCCGACTTCCCATCCACCCGCGGCACCTCGAACGCCTCGACCCGGAACTGAGGGGTCGGGTCTTCCTCGAGCAGGGGTATGGCGAGAGCTTCGGGATCTCGGACGAGCAGCTGCTCCCGTTCGTCGGCGGGATCCTCTCCCGCCGGCAGCTGGTGGACGAGTGCGAGGTCGTCATGCTGCCCAAGCCGCTCGCGGCCGACGTCGCAGAGCTGCGGGAGGGCCAGGTCCTCTGGGGGTGGCCACACTGCGTCCAAGACGCCGAGATCACCCAGCTGGCCATCGACAAGCGGCTGACGCTCATCGCGTTCGAGGCCATGAACCACTGGCGCCCGGACGGCAGCTTCGGCCTGCACGTGCTGCACAAGAACAACGAGCTCGCCGGCTATGCGTCCGTGCTCCACGCCCTCTCGCTGGTGGGATCGACAGGTGACTACGGGCGTCGACTGAGTGCCGCCGTCATCGGCTTCGGTGCCACGGCTCGTGGCGCAGTGACCGCCCTCAGTGCGCTGGGCCTCAACCAGGTGGACGTCCTCAGCCTGCGCGAGGTCACCGAGATCGCGTCGCCCATCCACTCGGCGAACATCGTCAACTTCGACCGGCCCGACGGTGGGAGCGGCAGCGTCGCCTACACCGAGGACGGACCGGTGCCGTTGGCGGCCTACCTGGCCGAGCACGACATCATCGTCAACTGCGTGCTGCAGGACCCGAACGCGCCGATGGTGTTCCTCCACGAGACGGACCTGCCGACCTTGGCACCCGGCACGCTGGTCATCGACGTCTCGTGCGACGTGGGCATGGGTTTCAGCTGGGCCGTTCCGACGACGTTCGAGGAGCCGATGTTCACCGTGGGCGAGCACGTCCGCTACTACGCCGTCGACCACAGCCCGTCCTACCTCTGGGACTCCGCGACGTGGGAGATCAGCGAGGCGCTCCTTCCCCACGTGGCGACGGTGTTGGCGGGGCCCGGCGCCTGGGACTCGGACGAGACCATCAAGCGCGCCATCGAGATCCGGGATGGCGTGGTACGCAACCCCGCGATCCTCGCCTTCCAGTCCCGCGACGAGGAGTATCCGCACGTCAGGGCCCCGGAGCGGACCTGA
- a CDS encoding VOC family protein, with protein sequence MDVRFVAGFAVITTDPALDKNLFVKTLGLPLQPPVSVPDSEYVYSENVAGAKHFGVWPLNEAAQTCFGQQTWPDTHLVPQATIEFEVDDVESAAQELVDRGFRLVHETRTEPWQQVVARFQSADGLLVGVCFTPWMHEG encoded by the coding sequence ATGGACGTCCGATTCGTCGCGGGCTTTGCCGTCATCACCACCGACCCAGCGCTCGACAAGAACCTCTTCGTCAAGACCCTCGGTTTGCCGCTGCAACCTCCGGTCAGCGTCCCGGACTCCGAGTACGTCTATTCGGAGAATGTGGCGGGAGCAAAGCACTTCGGAGTCTGGCCCCTCAACGAGGCGGCACAGACGTGCTTCGGCCAGCAGACGTGGCCGGACACGCATCTGGTGCCTCAGGCGACCATCGAGTTCGAGGTTGACGATGTCGAGAGTGCCGCCCAGGAACTGGTTGACCGCGGATTCCGCCTCGTCCATGAGACGCGAACCGAGCCTTGGCAGCAGGTAGTCGCTCGATTTCAGTCTGCTGATGGCCTCCTGGTCGGCGTCTGCTTCACGCCTTGGATGCACGAAGGGTGA